The following proteins come from a genomic window of Micromonospora echinofusca:
- a CDS encoding STAS domain-containing protein, whose product MSVVRGDEHTTLICDVCGETVVQAGSGPGGVVWELVSDHDWTGSPLADGPHRCAHCTLLAGSGEASTGGPGPGGILGIDHRGDATVITCAGDIDVDGAGTLRTALLHATDMGGHVVVDLSNVRLIDSTGLGLLVGAQRDCAERGATLSLAAPSPFLRTVLRTLRLDEVLPAYDSLGEAVARVTGAEWTGAPGRRA is encoded by the coding sequence ATGAGCGTCGTCCGGGGTGACGAGCACACGACTCTGATCTGCGATGTCTGCGGCGAGACGGTCGTGCAGGCGGGGAGTGGACCGGGCGGTGTGGTCTGGGAGCTGGTGTCCGACCACGACTGGACCGGCTCGCCGCTCGCCGACGGGCCGCACCGCTGCGCCCACTGCACCCTGCTGGCGGGTTCCGGAGAGGCGAGCACGGGCGGCCCGGGACCGGGCGGGATCCTCGGCATCGACCATCGCGGCGACGCGACCGTCATCACCTGCGCCGGAGACATCGACGTCGACGGTGCGGGCACCCTGCGTACGGCCCTGCTGCACGCCACCGACATGGGCGGGCACGTCGTCGTCGACCTGAGCAACGTCCGGCTGATCGACTCCACCGGGCTGGGCCTGCTCGTCGGCGCCCAGCGGGACTGCGCCGAGCGGGGCGCCACGCTCAGCCTGGCCGCGCCGTCGCCGTTCCTGCGGACCGTCCTGCGGACCCTGCGCCTGGACGAGGTGCTCCCGGCGTACGACAGTCTTGGCGAGGCGGTCGCCCGGGTGACCGGCGCCGAATGGACCGGGGCGCCCGGGCGCCGGGCCTGA
- a CDS encoding glycoside hydrolase family 64 protein yields MKLRRRLLAVVSALVAAVPVTVVASPAHAVGPALLPVTVTNSTGRGEAVHLYVIGVQLSSGRLGYVNQGGTFVPWSGGQLPPSPAPDASIPGPDNGGSTTIRFPRGFSGRVYFSFGEKLRFFLTPDGLVQPAPWTAGDANRDILFDWSEFTYNDAGLWLNSSQVDMFAVPHAVTVTGANGVTKRTGDVVAGGRNAIIEGIRSQPGWASTVHTRSDGTVLRVLAPGKAAGAGLFSATYLDSYIAWAWNAYTTRTLTVVPFADQPNTRYFGRTSGNVMTFTNGAGQVVASFNRPSSASVWGCDGDLPAPNDPVVGPISRTLCAALNRGTLGTIDTQPSTNPAEFYRNTPTNHYARVIHANMVDGRAYAFAFDDVGAFESLVHDGDPRAAGVVLSPFGAGGSGPGNPGGAVPVLSTWNNKCIDVPSANFVDRAQLQMWNCNGTDAQKWTFTGDALRSQNDKCMDVDGGATGNGAVVQLYACNGTGAQRFTLNAAGELVNLPSGRCVDIREWNGADGAKLQLWDCAGTANQKWRKG; encoded by the coding sequence GTGAAGCTCCGAAGAAGGCTGCTCGCCGTCGTGTCCGCGCTGGTCGCCGCCGTCCCGGTGACCGTCGTGGCGTCCCCCGCCCACGCCGTCGGCCCCGCGCTGCTGCCCGTCACGGTCACCAACAGCACCGGTCGGGGCGAGGCCGTCCACCTGTACGTCATCGGCGTGCAGCTTTCCAGCGGCCGTCTCGGCTACGTCAACCAGGGCGGCACCTTCGTCCCCTGGTCGGGCGGGCAGCTCCCGCCGTCTCCCGCCCCGGACGCCTCGATCCCCGGCCCCGACAACGGCGGCAGCACCACCATCCGGTTCCCGCGCGGCTTCTCCGGCCGCGTCTACTTCTCCTTCGGCGAGAAGCTCAGGTTCTTCCTCACCCCGGACGGCTTGGTGCAACCCGCACCCTGGACGGCCGGCGACGCCAACCGCGACATCCTGTTCGACTGGAGCGAGTTCACCTACAACGACGCCGGACTGTGGCTCAACAGCTCGCAGGTCGACATGTTCGCGGTGCCGCACGCGGTCACGGTGACCGGCGCCAACGGCGTCACCAAGCGCACCGGCGACGTCGTGGCGGGCGGCCGCAACGCGATCATCGAGGGCATCCGGTCGCAGCCGGGCTGGGCCAGCACCGTGCACACCCGCTCCGACGGGACCGTGCTGCGGGTGCTCGCACCCGGCAAGGCAGCCGGCGCCGGGCTGTTCAGCGCCACCTACCTGGACTCCTACATCGCGTGGGCGTGGAACGCGTACACGACCAGGACGCTGACCGTCGTGCCCTTCGCCGACCAGCCGAACACCCGCTACTTCGGGCGGACCTCCGGCAACGTCATGACCTTCACCAACGGTGCCGGGCAGGTGGTCGCCTCCTTCAACCGGCCCTCCTCGGCGAGTGTCTGGGGCTGCGACGGGGACCTGCCCGCACCCAACGATCCGGTCGTCGGCCCGATCTCCCGGACGCTCTGCGCGGCACTGAACCGGGGCACCCTCGGCACCATCGACACCCAGCCCAGCACCAACCCCGCCGAGTTCTACCGCAACACCCCGACGAACCACTACGCCCGCGTCATCCACGCCAACATGGTCGACGGCCGGGCGTACGCCTTCGCCTTCGACGACGTCGGCGCGTTCGAGTCCCTGGTCCACGACGGCGACCCCCGCGCGGCCGGCGTCGTCCTGAGCCCGTTCGGCGCGGGCGGCAGCGGGCCGGGGAACCCCGGCGGCGCGGTACCCGTGCTGAGCACCTGGAACAACAAGTGCATCGACGTGCCGAGCGCGAACTTCGTCGACCGCGCGCAGTTGCAGATGTGGAACTGCAACGGCACCGACGCGCAGAAGTGGACGTTCACCGGCGACGCCCTGCGCAGCCAGAACGACAAGTGCATGGACGTCGACGGCGGCGCCACCGGCAACGGCGCGGTCGTGCAGCTCTACGCGTGCAACGGCACGGGAGCACAGCGGTTCACCCTGAACGCGGCGGGCGAACTGGTCAACCTCCCGTCCGGCAGGTGCGTCGACATCCGGGAGTGGAACGGCGCCGACGGCGCGAAGCTCCAGCTCTGGGACTGCGCGGGCACCGCCAACCAGAAGTGGCGTAAGGGCTGA
- a CDS encoding DUF899 domain-containing protein: MTIPKVVSRDEWVEARKELLEREKEITRRRDEVTALRRELPAVAVEKDYSLTGPSGSVRLADMFEGRRQLLVYHFMFDPEWTEGCSSCSLLADNFGHLAHLHASDTTLAVVSRAPYATLASFRSRMGWGFPWYSSHGSDFNYDFHATNDPAVAPVEYNYKDAETLTAQGLTGFIKGEGHGLSVFVRDGERILHTYSVYGRGLETLLNTYNFLDLTPLGRQRYVNEFPLHDTYDTATAGGDCHCH, translated from the coding sequence ATGACTATTCCGAAGGTCGTGTCCCGGGACGAGTGGGTCGAGGCCCGCAAGGAACTCCTCGAACGCGAGAAGGAGATCACCCGCCGCCGCGACGAGGTCACCGCGCTGCGACGCGAACTGCCCGCGGTCGCCGTCGAGAAGGACTACTCCCTCACCGGGCCCTCCGGCTCCGTCCGGCTGGCGGACATGTTCGAGGGGCGGCGACAACTGCTCGTCTACCACTTCATGTTCGATCCCGAGTGGACCGAGGGCTGCTCGAGTTGCTCGCTGCTGGCCGACAACTTCGGCCACCTCGCGCACCTGCACGCCAGCGACACGACCCTCGCCGTGGTCTCCCGGGCGCCCTACGCGACCCTCGCGTCCTTCAGGAGCCGGATGGGCTGGGGCTTTCCCTGGTACTCCTCGCACGGCAGCGACTTCAACTACGACTTCCACGCCACCAACGACCCGGCCGTCGCACCGGTGGAATACAACTACAAGGACGCCGAGACCCTGACCGCGCAAGGCCTCACCGGCTTCATCAAGGGCGAGGGCCACGGCCTGAGCGTCTTCGTCCGCGACGGCGAGCGGATCCTGCACACCTACTCGGTGTACGGCCGGGGTCTCGAGACGCTGCTCAACACCTACAACTTCCTGGATCTCACGCCGCTGGGCCGGCAGCGCTACGTCAACGAGTTCCCCCTGCACGACACCTACGACACGGCCACGGCCGGCGGCGACTGCCACTGCCACTGA
- a CDS encoding SIR2 family NAD-dependent protein deacylase: MGERSVREAAALLAQARHVVVFTGAGISAESGVPTFRDALTGLWRSFDARRLATPEAFRDDPALVWGWYEWRRATVGRARPNAGHVAVAAIEARAPHAVVVTQNVDDLHERAGSVAPIHLHGSLSAPRCSACARPAPLPAEPPLPDGTSLPAEAPPLSGGAPDGHGDGRRVAPPRCTHCAGPVRPGVVWFGEALPSAALEAAVEAASACDLLLTVGTSGLVYPAAEIPRVAARFGAPVVQVNPEETPLDAVADVNLRGPAAQVLPALVRAAWGAADPT; this comes from the coding sequence GTGGGGGAGCGGTCGGTTCGGGAGGCCGCAGCGCTGTTGGCGCAGGCGCGGCACGTCGTGGTCTTCACCGGCGCGGGCATCTCCGCCGAGAGCGGCGTGCCGACCTTCCGCGACGCCCTCACCGGCCTGTGGCGCAGCTTCGACGCGCGGCGGCTCGCCACGCCGGAGGCCTTCCGCGACGATCCCGCCCTGGTCTGGGGCTGGTACGAGTGGCGGCGCGCCACGGTGGGGCGGGCCCGCCCGAACGCCGGTCACGTGGCCGTGGCGGCCATCGAGGCTCGCGCCCCCCACGCGGTCGTCGTGACGCAGAACGTCGACGACCTGCACGAGCGCGCCGGCTCCGTCGCACCGATCCACCTGCACGGAAGCCTGTCCGCGCCGCGCTGCTCGGCCTGCGCCCGTCCCGCGCCGCTGCCCGCCGAGCCGCCGCTGCCCGACGGGACGTCCCTACCCGCCGAGGCGCCGCCGCTGTCCGGCGGGGCGCCGGACGGGCACGGTGACGGTCGCCGCGTGGCGCCGCCCCGGTGCACGCACTGCGCGGGCCCCGTCCGGCCCGGCGTGGTGTGGTTCGGTGAGGCGTTGCCGAGCGCCGCGTTGGAGGCCGCCGTCGAGGCGGCGTCCGCCTGCGACCTGCTGCTGACCGTGGGCACCTCGGGACTGGTGTATCCCGCCGCCGAGATCCCCCGGGTGGCCGCCCGGTTCGGCGCCCCGGTGGTGCAGGTCAACCCGGAGGAGACGCCCCTGGACGCCGTGGCCGACGTGAACCTGCGCGGCCCGGCCGCCCAGGTGCTTCCCGCCCTCGTGCGCGCCGCCTGGGGCGCCGCCGACCCGACCTGA
- a CDS encoding M23 family metallopeptidase, protein MTTGPRSSPRTHRRVRSRRLRIALVSGALALLLAAVVFVVAVVVPLVRPAGPRPLFQLPVACGETWQLGTYPGHDDYDVDLFPTEGKAWGRPVFASYAGKVTVAGINGSVGGRTPEDPDGPRGRGGGYWVKIDHGGKWETQYLHLLEPPLVRVGQRVAQGEQIGRVGSTGNSGAPHLHYEQRRGWEKVEAYFDGAPSGITHDDTEYTVRRKSNNCPPG, encoded by the coding sequence GTGACGACCGGCCCCCGCAGCAGTCCCCGCACCCACCGCCGCGTCCGCAGCCGCCGCCTCCGGATCGCGCTCGTCTCCGGCGCGCTCGCGCTGCTCCTCGCCGCCGTCGTGTTCGTCGTCGCGGTGGTCGTCCCGCTGGTGCGACCGGCGGGGCCGCGTCCGCTCTTCCAACTGCCCGTCGCGTGCGGGGAGACGTGGCAGTTGGGCACCTATCCCGGTCACGACGACTACGACGTGGACCTGTTCCCGACCGAGGGCAAGGCGTGGGGGCGGCCGGTGTTCGCGTCGTACGCGGGGAAGGTCACCGTGGCGGGCATCAACGGGTCGGTGGGTGGCCGTACGCCCGAGGACCCGGACGGGCCGCGCGGGCGTGGCGGCGGCTACTGGGTGAAGATCGACCACGGCGGGAAGTGGGAGACGCAGTATCTGCACCTGTTGGAGCCGCCGCTGGTCCGGGTCGGTCAGCGGGTCGCCCAGGGCGAGCAGATCGGGCGGGTGGGCAGCACCGGCAACTCCGGCGCCCCGCACCTGCACTACGAGCAGCGGCGGGGCTGGGAGAAGGTCGAGGCGTACTTCGACGGCGCGCCGTCGGGCATCACCCACGACGACACCGAGTACACGGTCAGACGCAAGAGCAACAACTGCCCGCCCGGGTGA
- a CDS encoding tetratricopeptide repeat protein has product MTLTPATASSAPGDTLLAETERVTAAEPLDAAHLEGLCREIDGRIVRGDVMIGILPIRAYEVLVRGYLAAARAGRTDAWVPLGRRLLDLPIGQPPAWPSPHPFPTSGNDVLDAALRCFAEAAGQGDRQGAYLFAAVGREAVGRVGRYALTLLEPLRADDPTGEARYWSGIVHYLLGEGEAAVAYHRQAAEAGNADAMFELHVLHDTGDMVPRDGAVARQWLLRAAEREHPRALYNVAAGHASGRGFPRDEAVAAGWYERAANAGNARAAATLGVMCLLGSGVPTDPARAARWLDQAEEQGFDVDGWLDQLGMRRPS; this is encoded by the coding sequence GTGACCTTGACGCCTGCCACCGCCTCGTCCGCCCCCGGCGACACGTTGCTCGCCGAGACCGAGCGGGTGACGGCCGCCGAGCCGCTCGACGCCGCGCACCTCGAAGGGTTGTGCCGTGAGATCGACGGCCGGATCGTCCGCGGGGACGTGATGATCGGGATCCTGCCGATCCGGGCGTACGAGGTGCTGGTCCGGGGCTACCTGGCCGCTGCGCGGGCCGGCCGGACCGACGCGTGGGTGCCCCTGGGGCGTCGGCTGCTCGACCTGCCGATCGGGCAGCCGCCGGCGTGGCCGTCGCCGCACCCGTTCCCCACGAGCGGGAACGACGTCCTGGACGCGGCCCTGCGCTGCTTCGCCGAGGCCGCCGGACAGGGCGACCGCCAGGGCGCGTACCTGTTCGCCGCCGTCGGCCGGGAGGCCGTGGGCCGGGTCGGGCGGTACGCGCTGACACTGCTGGAGCCGCTGCGCGCCGACGACCCGACCGGGGAGGCGCGCTACTGGTCCGGCATCGTGCACTACCTGCTGGGCGAGGGCGAGGCGGCGGTCGCGTACCACCGGCAGGCCGCCGAGGCCGGCAACGCCGACGCGATGTTCGAGCTGCACGTCCTGCACGACACCGGGGACATGGTGCCGCGCGACGGGGCGGTGGCGCGGCAGTGGCTGCTGCGCGCCGCCGAGCGGGAGCACCCCCGCGCCCTGTACAACGTCGCGGCCGGGCACGCCAGCGGCCGGGGCTTCCCCCGGGACGAGGCCGTCGCCGCCGGCTGGTACGAGCGGGCGGCGAACGCCGGGAACGCGCGGGCGGCGGCCACCCTGGGGGTGATGTGCCTGCTCGGCTCCGGCGTGCCCACCGACCCGGCCCGCGCCGCCCGGTGGCTCGACCAGGCCGAGGAGCAGGGGTTCGACGTGGACGGCTGGCTGGACCAGCTCGGCATGCGCCGCCCCTCCTGA